The following nucleotide sequence is from Molothrus ater isolate BHLD 08-10-18 breed brown headed cowbird chromosome 12, BPBGC_Mater_1.1, whole genome shotgun sequence.
GCAACAACGTCATCCGCAGCAGCAAGGCCTCGGGCAGCTCCGGCGTGTCCACGGacagcacccccagccagcAGACCCCCAGCCCGGCCTCGCAGTACCTGAGCAACTACAGCACGGCCGAGAGCGACGAGGAGGGGGACCTGGTCATCGAGAGCGACAGCGCCTCGCACTACATCCCCGGGGGCTGCCCCAACGGGGGCCCTGCTGAGGGAGCCCTGCGGCGGAGCCTGTCCCCGCACAGCTCGCGGGGCTCCCTgcagtccctgggcagccacgacggcagccctggcaggggcagctcaCGGGAGGACGGCACCCTCCTCACCCTATAGCCGCAGGGGCCCGTGCCACTCGCTGGCTGGATGGGTTTCTGCTGATCCGGGCTGGATGTGGACACCAGGGTGATGATGTGGCCAGCGGGCAGGGGTGGAGAGGGGCTGCCCTCTGCCTTCTCCCACCCCCTGTGACCCCGGGAGCCCACTGTGGGACCCACtcaagctgggcactgcccctcTGAGCGCCCTTGCCTCCTCTTCCAAGCAAGTGGgggtttttaattgttttattgaAATATGCATCATTAATATATTGCAATGGACAGTAAAACTTTTTCTAGAAAGGACCGTGCTTGTCCCTGGTTGATGtcactgcagggaggagggggacaGTGGGTGGGTTCCCCAGCCCTATGCACATAAGGCAGTGCCTGGGGGCTCTGGCCTtgagctttgctgctgtgctgggtgacCCCACTGAGACTCATTGTGCCTGTTCCAGGACACATGTCCAGGCTGTTTTGGGCAGCTGCCTGGCCTGATGGCCTGATGCAGTCAGCCTTGCTTGGTCCCCCCATTCCCACCTTGTCCCCACTGCAGGGCCCTCACTAATGCAGGGGACACCTggtctggcagcagcaccttggcTGTCACTCAGCCCTGCAAATGCTGCTGGGGATAGTGCAGCCCCATCCTCCTTCTTCAGCCCCAagctcagggcagggggggTCCacacctgcccctgctgctctgctggagctcccAGCACCCTCAGTCCCTCTCCCAGAAGTGCCAAGCTGATGGTGGCACTCACTGCTGCCAAGGGCTTGTGGTGGGACTGGCAAGGAGGaagccctgcagctctcagggtCTGAAAAGCCAGCACCAACTCTGTCCAGAGCCtcaggccagggcaggctgggagtGCAGCAAGGGCTGAGGACACTCATGGCACACAGCCAGGGCCcagacagagcagagagcagatctggcagcagggctggttagcccaggctgctttggggcagggaggtgcccaggggctgtgcccatggccCCCAGTCACTCTCATCCAGCcggctcagcctggctgggggtTGCCCTGAGGTATCTCCAAGGGCACATGGGGTGATTTTCCAGTTGGCATCTCACCTCCTCCAGCCCTCCAGTGCCAAAATATTCCCCACCCCTTGGCAGCAGTGTCAGCCCTGACatcccagggcactgcagtgtgccaggtggcacaggcagggctaGGACACTCCACAATATCCCCACTCCACAAAATCCTGCCCAGGATGGAGCAACCCCTGCAAAAAGGCAGCTGCTTGCAAAATCCACACACAGTAGCAAATCCACCCTGTGTAGCAAATGGAGATGGAGCAACAGCACAAGCTGCAAGAAGGGAAAACCTGATGGGATTTCAGGGGAAAAAGTGTTCCCCCTGAGGCCAGCACTGTCTGGAGAGAGAGCCCCAGCAAGGTGAAGGGGGCAAGCCCCTCCCTGGAGATTCTCCAAATTCAGTTGGATGTGGCTCCAAGCTGTGGCACTGTGcctctgctgagcaggagaTGCACCAAGCCCTCCAGCCATCCCTCACAGCTTCTTTGCTTCATGCAGCAAAATCCCTGCAAAGGTCTGCACAGGCTCCTGCATGGCATCTCAAGgcaaggcagcagagagctcacCTATGTGATGGCAccttccagccctgtcctgccagcCTGTGGATGGAGATCCAGCAGGATTTTGCACATTCTCCAGTCCATgatcccctcctgcctgcactgatggtttctgctgcccacaccattcctcaggccctgctgggcccactgggagctgcacacacactgcAAGATGGCAATGATGATTTATTGTAGTATCTCCTGCCCCACAGACAACAAAGGTTCTCCAGACATCTGACCAGACCCTCCTGAcagctcagccctccctgggcagaaaaCACTGAAGCTCTGTGCCTTTCTTGTCCCCAAGCTGTCCCCTGAGCTCTCAGGTGCTCAGGATGAGCCATGACCACGGTCCAGCTCAGGAGAAAGAGAATGACAAGGAATATCACAGGCAGTAGCATAAGAGACCTCCTACCAGTTTCTAgaagtagggaaaaaaagatccAGAGCAGAAAGCTGATCTGTGAGAAGCCAAGCAGCAGAGACAACTGCTCCCCAGACCATTGAGCAGGGCCTTTATTTGGGCAtctccctcccttttctgtGGACAAGACACAGCACTGAAAGGTGAGCAAGAGATGCCAGCTGGGCATTGGACACTGTTATTGGCACCTCCATGGGCCCAGGGTCTGGAACTtggcttctccttccctcccaaaaAGTGATGTCCATTCCTGCCCAGCAACAAAGGAtgttcaggcagagcagcacagcccaccTGGCCCCACCAGTTCAGGAGTCCAACTTGATGAAGACTTTTGGCCTTGAGAAAATTTTGATTGCCTCGTCTATCTGGGAGAGCTTCCTCTCGAGCTCTACCCGCCTCTTCTGCATCCTGAGGCTGTCTCCACGCATGGGCAGCAGAACCAGGTCCTTtaccagctgctcctggcctgtaaaaagaggaaaaaaaaaagttgtgtcagttgaaaagcaaagaaatccaCCCTTTTTCTAGCGCTATGAACACAATGGCAGCACTGGAACAAGGAACTAGAATCCTTCTATTTAAACCTCAGATGGATGAAGACCTGAGGGACCTGCTACAGCTTTGAGAACCAAGGATTGGACTAGAGACCtctgaaggtcccttccagccaaaATCTTTTTAAGATTTTAGGAGCAATAGCAACCCTGACATCAAGTCCAGTGGACAAGTGTGCTCCAGAGCGCCAGTCCTGTAACCTGCAGGACACTGATTCCTCTTTCCAAGCACCCAGCTCACATCCTGCCTATATATGCCTTaatccaggcagctctccaagtGGCAGGaatgtgtccctgtgtctctTCTCCCTTATCCTGCCTgggattgtttgtttttctgagctGGATTcgctgtttttttcccctcttactCTGTTTCAGGTTGCTGAGGGTCTCCAGGCGCTGGCCCTCGGGCAtcagggtgtgcccaggtggggtGTCAGGGTCAGGCAGGTTCCGCAGCCGCTCCTCCGCCTGCTTGCgccacagctccttcctctccagcaggctggggacaaAGCAGAGAGGTGTCAGCACCTCTGGCACAGGCAGATGTGGCCAGGAATGTGCCCGTCAAACCCTACCAGGTTCCATGCCACTGGCTCAGGACCCCAGGGAGCCACACACCCTCCTGGTGGGGGATACACCGTGTTCAAAGCACATATGTGGGCCAGCAAATGTGCTCCACAGGCACAaagggctgctggcagagatGCACTCAGGCCAACAGTGCTCCTTGGAGacaagggctgctgctcctcatttCTGGCTCATTGAGTCCTCGCCAAACCATCTGTGGGTCAATGGCAGAACGAAGTCAGACAGCAGCTCATGGCCAGGGATGCTGACAGAGGACAGCCCAGCCAAAGGACTGGCACCACAGTCAGTCCTAGGACAGGGTCTGTTTCCCATGCAGAGCCCCAAAATGCACAGCACTAGCTGGATGTTCCCCAGAACCCAGGCCCAAGGCAGGATGAACAGCTGTGAGGCAGAGCGAGCTCTCTGCCTCTCCAAACCAGACCTCTCCATGCCAAAGGTACATCACATGGAACAAAGCCTACAAAGGGGCAAGAGCACATTTCTCAAAGCACACAGAGAGCTTCCCCATATCAGCATCATTGTACAATGGCAAGCAAGGGAGGAGGAGACAAAACTCCCTCTGAGCCCTGTCACACTGGGCTGGTTAAGCCAAGAAAGCAGGAGGGACAGCGTTTACTCCCCATTCTCTGAAAAAGGCACTGCTGCACATTGCAggagcccctctgtgcccagcccatcTCTCTAAACACACCCAGGGGGTGCATTAAGCCTGTTCCAGTCCcatggagcagagaggggcacaCTTACTACTGGGGGACGTGTCCCTTTTGCCTGGTGTTGtactgctcctgctcctgctgccgctgctgcagcagctgggccagcgCCTGCAGGGACTGCGAGCGGCGCAGCGGCGCCCGCTTGGCGCTGCACGCGTTGTGCCTGATGAAGTCAACGCTCCTGCCCTCCACCTGCATCTGCAAAAACAGAGAGCCAGGCATCaggggcaggctgggcacaggcacacGGCCAGCTGACACTGGCCACACGAGgggaaagcagaaatgcagcacaCGAGGGAGTGGATCGTGTGACGGCAGGACAGGCGGACCCTCGGCACAGCCTGTCTCAGTGTGCAGCCacacagaggcaggagctgtggccatGCTTTGGGAAGGCAGGCACCTAAAGCCAAGCCTAATCCTGGCCTCTTTAAGGTCCCCAAGATGACCACATGCCTTAAAAGCCAGAAAGACAGAAAACCTCAGGCTTGATGTAGTCCCCATGAAGCATTTTGagggcagaagaaaaacaggttGGGAGCTCACCAAGAAATGCAACAGAacccctggcagagcaggaactTTGCTGCTTGGGCACTTCCCCAGAGACAGCACCTccaccacagctcctctgctggaCAAAACAGTGGAGAAGGTGGCTGTGTTTGCATTTAAGATTTCCCTGGTCTTCCTCCTTTGTAGATCATGTCCTGTTTAATTAAGTTGTTCATGGCATTTAGGAACCAACAAACTGACAATCTCACAATTGCCAAGGGAAAAGGACATGAGTCATGGAGCTATTTAGGACCTCCCAAACAGACTACTTGAAAGGTTTAACTACTAATGCTGATTTAACTCTCCTTACTAAAACACACACTCATTTCCCAAATTTTTATCTAACATCCAGAAGCCACAGTTCCTTTGATTACAGTGGGAACTGCCTCCAAAACCCCAAGACCTGCTGCAAAGCCATTGGAAGAGCAGATTTGAGATTGCTGGCATGAGGAGGTGGAATTTTCACAGGGAACTTCACAGGCTCCTGAACTATGAGTGAGGATGAAGCTAGAATTAACAGTCCCTGAATATCCATCTCACTACCCCAGTGACCAGgaccctgctccttcccttcagCCAGGAACAGCATTTACAGATCTCCTTACTCATGCAGCACATCTGCCCCAACACTTCAGAAGAATGGATTTTCCATGCCAGAAATGCCTGGGATGGATGCAGTCAGTGTGTAACTCACCTTGGTTTCAGCACCCTGTGCCTCTGGAGCCTCTGTGTCTGCTCCTGCTTTTGCCCTGCCAggccttggggacagtggtCTGCATGGCTTGATCCCAGAGCCACAGCGGGAATACGCCCTCAGGAAATTCACAGCCTCAGGATTGGGAGGTGGAGAGGTCTCCTGGGAAAGGCAAGAAAAGATCCAACAGTGGAGAGAGGCTGGGGCAAAGAAAAACTCTCTCAAACAAGTCTGGGTGGTgaaccaggagctcagcacaggtTTCCAGCAGGCACACAACAGCACACACTTCCTGCCATGGCCTGCAGAAATTCTTGGGGGAAGAGAATCTGTAATCAGCCAGCAAAGGCCAACAAACAGCAACAGATCAGACCTGGCCACGGAATGAATGGCTAAGAAACAGGGGGGGAACTCTGCAGAAGCAAATTTGGATCAAGCAGGGAGGCACAAGGctgcctgctgagctgctgttctccagggctgctctgctcagcacctcaAATCTGGGCTTGTATcactctaaaaagaaaaaggagcagagaGTGAAGGAGTCTGGTGGAATTGCATCTGAGGGGCATCTTCAAAGGCTGTGGCACAAGGTGACAGTACTTGATGCCTAGCAGGTGGTCTGGGACTATCTCAGACAGTTTTGTTGCAAACAAACCCTGAAAACTGAAAGTTGGCACTGTGGCAAGTGAGTGACCCTATGAAAAACGCAGCTGGGGCACTGCTCTGCCCTTGGGAGTGATGGGAACTGCACAGGGCCACCCCAGATCTTCACAAATACCCAAGGTCTCAGCTGAACTCAGCTCCCTGGGGAAGATTTCCTCTTGCCTGGCCCAttcagctgggcagagctgcagacagaTGGTGGGACTGGGCAGCCACACTGCTGGGATTGGTGTGAGGAGCAGGGTATGGGATGCCCTCTGCACTGCCCAGACTGCTCATGCTCCAAAGATGATCAGTCTTGTTTCAACAAATCTGGATCTCTCTGGTAAGTTTATGAGAATTGCCTTCACCTAGCATAGCTGTCTCAAAGTTGAGTCTGTGAcctcaggagcacagggcacagcttcACAGCTTGCCCCATCTCCCTCCACGAGGGCACTGGGACTGCCAGAACCCTTCCCAAGACAACTGCTACAGCTGACAGCCTCAGGGGCAGATGACAGAGAAAAAACTCTGCATGAGTCATCCAGATCCAGCAGAATCAACTGaaactctgagcagcagcagcagcagcagctccacagaagATGGAGATCCTTCACAGGGAACAcctcagctccaggagagccccAGCAACAGTTAAAGCATCATGAGTCAGTGCCAGGGCCTCTCTGGAggaacacacagagcacagggaacgCACCACGCAGAACCTGCCTGCGCAGAGACCACCCCCCTTCCCCACAACAAAGGCAGAAATGAGCTCAATCTTCCTCTAACCCAGAGGATTTGTCAAACAACAGCGTGGGCTTGTGTTCTTGAAGCACTCGTGGGTTTGCTCCCGTGTGTGGAAGGGTCACAGATACCAAAGACGTTGGTGACACACCTGGAAAAAGGGACACAGCACTTGGAACCGCTGGCTTAGGAATCATCTTGCCAATTGTTGCAGTTGTTATCAATACATGTAATTTTAGCATTGAAAGCTGGCTACAGATGAAAGGGAGGCAATGCAGAGATGAGGAGGAACTTAAAGGCTCCAACTCAGCACCCTCAGAGGCTGTGCTGATCTCTGAGGCCTCAACCCTGACTGCCTGGAGATGTCTGTGTGCCCCCCAGAGCAGTGGTCATctgtgggattcacattctctgaacctgagagagagagagaatgtgaatcccagtTATTCACCAGGACAATCACTTGGGAAAGATGCTCACACATGGAAGACACTGCCCACTGTGTATCCAGAGGGTGGGAATGGATGGACTGAGGCTCAATGCAGCCTGCTGATCTTACCTCTGGGTAAAACAGCACAGCCTTTTGGCACAAACCCCAGAGAGGTGCTGGCCCAAACATGGGGAAGCTGAAAAGCCAGATGGGAGCAACCCCTGGCAGGAAATACAGCTATGAGGGGAAAGCAGGACAGGGATTATGGCAGCAATCACTGTCTGGACCCAAACCCACACTCTCACTCACAGTCCCACAGCCACATCTGCCCATTGTGCCTCAGCACTGAGATGCCCCCAGACCCTGCAGGCTCCAGGACTCCCCTGTCTCCATCATCCCACTGTTCCCCAAGCCTGGAGAGTTCAAGAGCTCCTCCACAGATACCAACCTGCAGTTTGGCCTTCACCTTTGACTccacattttcatatttctggGATTTCCAGAGAGCTTTCACAGGCttgggctggctgtgctcctgggctcGCTCCTTCTCCTTGCACTTCCTCTGAATCTCCTTTATCCGCCTCACATTTTCCTTCTCGTAGTCCTTGGCCTCTTTCCCTGCTCAGCAAGGGGAGACACACCTTCACCTCCCAGACACTGCCACAGATCCCTCCCAAAGCTGGCCCAAGAGCCAAGAGAACCAGCAagtccttccctctcctgcagccagaccatgtctgctcctgcccctgtaGATGCACACTCCCAGGCTGACTCCTCTGCCAGAGgatcccaccctgcccaggtgagcatCAGAACAGGTCTGTGCTCACTGCTGGTGTCCACAGACTCCCCTGTTCTCCTCTTGTCCCAGTATGGACCATGCCAGACAAGCCATGCCAGCATCCTCTCAAGAGCAAGGTgaattcccagctcagctcacatGGTGTTTCTGAAGTagacagggctgcagagccttgAGCTTGCCCTGTTCCTGGTTTTAGGATCAGCCATTGTCCCACATTGACACAACCAAGATTATGGATTAGgactctgttttgttttggttttgaatcAAAAATTATCCTTCCTTGGGCTCCCCAAGGCAGGGAACAGCTCAGCTGACATAACCAGATGCTCATTTGTTTCCCCCCTGCTTGGGCACAGCACTTGTGGCATCTACCACACTGGCACCAGCTCAGGGCAATGCCAGcacatgaaataaattaaaatgacaCACAGGGTTCAACCTTATCTCCTTCCTGAACCTCTGAATGTATTCTGGGAgacatccctgccctggagaagGGAACATCTTCTGCAAAGATGTTCTTACATCCACATACACAGGCAcccttcccaaatcctgccTGGCTTCACCAACTAGGAACTCACCATGTCAAACATCCTCAATACATCAAGGTTTTGTTTGATTCATATAGAAACTTGACTGTAAAGAAGTTCTACTTTTTTCAAGTCCCTCTTCCCATTCTAAAACTGAAACTGAAGCCAAAACATCACTGGCTCCAGCACAGGTGACTCCACTGCCAGGCCAAAAGCTGCAGATGGGGTGACCAGCCCTGTGAAGCTCAAGCTCTCCTCAGGCAGCAGATCCACCCCAAATGCTTCATGCCTGGCCCCAAAGGCAGCTGAAGCCAGCAGTGAATTGGCTGTACTTACTCTTGGCTGGCACCCCTCCATCAAGGGAgatgccctggagctgcagcaggaggctgagtgtccctttctgtcccctctccaggaattccttcccgCTGGGGCGGACACGaggggctggctgggcctgccgggcactgcccagagccaggcaggggctggggactgTGTCCAGGGGGCTGGAGGTTAAAAACAGCCTCTGAGCATTTCCTTCCAGCCTCCCTCgagctgcagggaaagaaaaaggagaaccTTGTCAGGAAATGATCTTACCTCAGTTTTCTGCACCCACAGCCCACCAACAACGTGATGACCCCCTCTTCACCTCTGCCTTATGCTTTCCCATCTTTCACCCAGCTGTACAAAATACTTTAGGGTCACCACCAGAAGCACCTTCACCAGTGTGAATAGAGACTGTTGAGGACACCAAGGGATAAGAACATCAAGCTGTGTCACACCAAAGCACAAAGTAAAACCTGCACCAAGCATCGAGGACTCACCTGAGAGAGGGCGTTTGTAATACTCTGGGAAGAGCCCTGGGTCTGGAGGAATGGGTCCAGAAATCCTGGATGGCCCTTCACACATCCTGCCACACgttgctctgcctctgccacagAAACCAACCACCAGAACAGAAATGAGCAGGGCTCATTGCCACTGGAAAGCtacatttaatatatatatatatatgtgcatagGGAATTTCTGACTTTCATTTGACACCTCATCCCCAGCTCCAGAAATGTCCTGCAGGTACAAACCACCCCAAATTGGACTCTGTGAAGGTGAAGGgtccagcagccctgtccttgctgtgggTCAGTGTTTTTACCAGTGCTGAAAATGCCCACGGTTGCTGTAATGTTGGTACCTTCAGTACAAAAAATCCTTTGTGCCTTTGTTCTCCCAGATGGAAACACTGAATGCAGACACAGAAGGAGTGAACAGGAAACACGAGGTAGCTGGCCATCATCTGACAGCTTTTAGCCTGAGATTTTAATTATCTTGTACCCTAGGCTCCCTCTAAATGGCTCCTGTGGTTCAAACACAATTTGTCCAAAGCAAGCTGAAGCTCCTGCCCCACATGGCCATATCCCCCCCGAGAACACACCTGTGCTGTCACCACccctgagcaggctggggctgaccCTCAGAAGGACAAACACTttacaaaaagacaaaacatttcCCTCCAGGACCATGTGGGGCAGAGACTGGATTTCTGGGGAAGAGCCCAGATGGTTTCTCAGGTCTTGGGGAGAACAGAGAAGaatatgtttttcatttctgaagtacttttcaaagcagcacaaagccacAAATCCCTGCTCTGGCCCACACGGGTCCCTGTTGCTTCTCTTCTCTCCATGACAGAAGCACAGACCCTtccaccaggagcagccagcatcaatctccctgcactgctcaccaAGATCTCCTGGACAGCCTTTTTATACCTACAACAaacccagagctcagagcacGAGCCTGCAGGATGCCACCCAGCAGGCACACACTGCTGATGAGCTCTCAGCAGATGCCACAAGAGCCTCATCACAGTCACACCACAATTCTGACAGGCACCAGGGCAGCTTGGCTGGAGTCACTGCTGTAAGAGCTGGGGCTACAACCTGCACTCCCTGACTCCTGAGGCAgtaatttaaacatttctgagaCAAGTCCACGGGAAGAACCCTTTTCAGGATCCTCAGCATGCCAGCACTGACGGGATGCAGCATCTGCAGTTTAATTTATAAACCAATAAAGGATCAGTGCGAGGCTGAGTGAATCTGACTCATAGCAACTAATGCACTGCAGTCTTCCCTGCTAAATCACCCCTGTTGACATGAGACCCATTAGCAAAATGCTGTTATTCATCTCCTGGACACAACAGCAGAGGCAATGCAAGCAGTGCTGACTGCTGCACACCAGCATGCATGTGCAGCCTCTagccagctgctctggaaaagcTATTTCTGAAAAGCAGGCACAGACTCTCAGCCAGAGATAAAAGGATGCTGGCTTGGTATTATTTAATCTCCTCGATAATGGATCAACTAAGCCAGAACAGCCTCTCTTAttctagagggaaaaaaacccagaaagtgTTCACCATGAGATCACTCCAGAACAGCTACTGGCTTTGAAATGCACATCTGATCTTGATCTGAACTCAGGTCCCACCCCAGTGATTTACAGGTAAAATGACAGGCTGAAATCAAGCCCTGTAGCAGAGCAGACAATGATTGCGGGGGACTGAGGAGGAAAGGCAAGCTGAGGGGAGGCGGGGGATGGAAGGCTCATTTTATACCTTCACATCCCAActgcaccctgccctgctgcagggaacTTGCAAATGACACCCACTCCCTGATTTGCAAGTCACATCACCTCTGGCATGGGATCCTGCAGGAACAGAGAGCCTCATTACAATAGGGAGCACCTTGTCCGTGTGGGGACAACAGGGACAcaagctcccagcagcagtgtcccagccaGACTTCCAGGGACacacttccccagctgctgctctgctcctgctggccacggGCCCAGCTGGGGCACAGAGTGGGAGACCCTCATGGCTCACTCCTGCCAAGAGGGA
It contains:
- the ENKD1 gene encoding enkurin domain-containing protein 1; this encodes MCEGPSRISGPIPPDPGLFPEYYKRPLSARGRLEGNAQRLFLTSSPLDTVPSPCLALGSARQAQPAPRVRPSGKEFLERGQKGTLSLLLQLQGISLDGGVPAKRKEAKDYEKENVRRIKEIQRKCKEKERAQEHSQPKPVKALWKSQKYENVESKVKAKLQETSPPPNPEAVNFLRAYSRCGSGIKPCRPLSPRPGRAKAGADTEAPEAQGAETKMQVEGRSVDFIRHNACSAKRAPLRRSQSLQALAQLLQQRQQEQEQYNTRQKGHVPQYLLERKELWRKQAEERLRNLPDPDTPPGHTLMPEGQRLETLSNLKQSQEQLVKDLVLLPMRGDSLRMQKRRVELERKLSQIDEAIKIFSRPKVFIKLDS